The proteins below come from a single Eubacterium limosum genomic window:
- a CDS encoding ABC transporter permease has translation MFFKIFKNDLRKKKTTNIVLLVFIALASMLAAGSMNLMFTTTTALNYFFETAKISDAGFTISYPKETEAAMTDKIQQWAEDSPIITDYQNARVISIKPEELIFTGDASEKEVSSSTMLYLQTIPEDMNLVFNEQDTRFTLNPGEIAIPVYLKSQCELELGDTVKVRIGKTEKDFRIRAFTKDAAWGASMVGVKRLMVSDSDFELLRQYSEDSGQMQGSLLSVQTTPGTRDTDLFTSYSDAGLPDVGNLTKELVRVAYMAVDGVVAAFLFLVCVFLIAISFLILRFTIVSAVEDDYREIGVMKALGFKNHQIRRLYLSKYIILSATAGLAGFLLSIPFVRYMSKSISESLIIPQNGSGIIMAALGAALVIGTTLLFCLICLRRLARISPIDAIRQGSTGERFKPVGRSVLYRRKKMPPVVFMAVNDLLSRFKSYTVLAITFMLCIAVMIIPLNLRHFITGTEMMTYLGMSGGDFYVAGSNTYMDTSDIESMRQSMETELRKDIPGLELQSEYISPVKISTDDEKTKETVSETMMAWPLDQYSYTKGTAPRLDNEVALTESIAKRYGKTVGNTIRITTDGQAERDFIITGLYNSGMNLGNVLRLGPDNTLKQGYNVNFVGKMPTGDHETMVNTLKENHKDLKVMSPADYSAQYSGGFADQLNTIVLIVLMIIALIVFLITALFIRLRILEQKQSIAIMRSSGFCIAQIKTGLALQVFLVLAASAVVGSILSGVFGEPMMNGLFSLFGVGGHISFNGNFFEIYILCPLSLLVVVMTAVFTGCGKIKQIHIWDITGE, from the coding sequence TTGTTTTTCAAAATTTTCAAAAATGACCTGAGAAAAAAGAAAACCACCAATATTGTGCTGCTGGTTTTTATTGCTCTGGCCTCCATGCTGGCGGCAGGGAGCATGAACCTCATGTTCACAACAACCACAGCGCTGAATTATTTCTTTGAGACGGCCAAAATATCGGATGCTGGCTTCACCATAAGCTATCCAAAAGAAACAGAAGCGGCAATGACCGATAAAATACAGCAGTGGGCCGAAGACAGCCCAATCATTACAGATTATCAAAATGCCCGGGTGATCAGTATAAAGCCCGAGGAACTTATTTTTACCGGCGATGCCTCTGAAAAAGAAGTCTCCTCATCCACAATGCTTTATCTCCAGACCATTCCGGAGGACATGAATCTCGTCTTTAACGAGCAGGACACACGCTTTACGCTCAACCCCGGTGAGATCGCCATTCCGGTATACTTGAAAAGCCAATGTGAACTGGAACTGGGCGACACCGTAAAGGTAAGGATTGGGAAAACGGAGAAAGATTTCCGCATCAGGGCCTTTACAAAGGACGCCGCCTGGGGAGCTTCCATGGTCGGTGTAAAAAGGCTCATGGTATCTGACAGCGATTTTGAGCTTCTGAGGCAATACTCAGAGGACAGCGGCCAAATGCAGGGAAGCCTGCTTTCTGTGCAGACCACCCCGGGGACCAGGGACACAGATCTTTTTACCAGCTACAGTGACGCAGGACTGCCGGATGTGGGCAACCTGACCAAAGAGCTGGTACGCGTAGCCTATATGGCTGTGGATGGCGTTGTGGCGGCTTTTCTGTTTCTGGTCTGTGTTTTTCTGATAGCCATTAGTTTTTTGATTTTACGTTTCACCATTGTCTCGGCAGTGGAGGACGATTATCGCGAAATCGGCGTCATGAAGGCCCTTGGCTTTAAAAACCACCAGATCAGGCGGCTGTACCTTTCAAAATACATTATTCTCTCTGCTACGGCGGGGCTGGCCGGTTTTCTGCTCAGTATTCCTTTTGTTCGCTATATGTCCAAAAGCATCTCTGAATCTCTGATCATACCTCAAAATGGTTCAGGCATAATTATGGCAGCGCTCGGGGCTGCGCTGGTCATCGGCACAACCCTTCTGTTCTGTCTGATCTGTCTGAGGCGGCTTGCCAGAATCTCACCCATCGACGCTATCCGCCAGGGCAGTACAGGGGAACGCTTTAAACCTGTTGGGCGGAGTGTCCTGTACCGCAGAAAGAAAATGCCACCAGTGGTGTTTATGGCCGTAAACGATCTTCTGTCTCGTTTCAAGAGCTATACGGTACTGGCCATCACCTTTATGCTCTGCATCGCAGTGATGATTATTCCGCTCAATCTCCGGCATTTTATTACAGGCACAGAAATGATGACTTACCTTGGTATGAGTGGCGGTGACTTTTATGTCGCCGGCAGCAATACCTATATGGATACATCGGATATTGAGTCCATGCGCCAATCCATGGAAACGGAGCTTAGAAAGGATATCCCCGGGCTTGAGCTGCAGAGCGAGTATATTTCCCCGGTTAAAATCAGTACAGACGATGAAAAAACAAAGGAAACCGTCAGCGAAACCATGATGGCCTGGCCCCTGGATCAGTATTCCTATACAAAGGGGACAGCGCCGAGGCTGGACAATGAGGTTGCCCTCACCGAAAGCATTGCAAAACGCTATGGCAAAACGGTTGGAAATACCATACGGATCACAACCGATGGACAGGCGGAAAGGGATTTTATCATTACAGGCCTGTACAACAGCGGCATGAATCTTGGGAATGTGCTGCGCTTGGGGCCGGATAACACCCTCAAACAGGGTTATAATGTGAACTTTGTGGGAAAGATGCCCACAGGGGACCACGAAACCATGGTCAATACCTTAAAGGAAAACCATAAGGATCTGAAAGTTATGAGTCCGGCCGACTACTCAGCCCAGTACAGCGGCGGCTTTGCAGACCAGCTCAACACCATTGTCCTGATCGTTCTGATGATCATCGCCCTCATTGTATTCCTGATCACCGCCCTGTTTATCCGCCTGAGGATTCTGGAACAAAAGCAGAGTATTGCCATCATGAGGAGCAGCGGCTTTTGTATCGCTCAGATTAAAACCGGACTGGCACTTCAGGTATTTCTGGTGCTGGCGGCCTCAGCCGTTGTGGGAAGTATTCTTTCCGGCGTCTTTGGAGAACCGATGATGAACGGCCTGTTCAGCCTCTTTGGCGTTGGGGGACACATCAGCTTTAACGGAAACTTTTTTGAAATCTATATTCTTTGCCCGCTGTCGCTTTTAGTGGTGGTAATGACGGCTGTATTCACCGGCTGCGGCAAAATCAAACAGATCCATATCTGGGATATTACAGGAGAATAG
- a CDS encoding helix-turn-helix transcriptional regulator, which produces MYEWRKQIQTIVDEIDKCIKNYNDEALTLRFLSQHLGYSEFYTTRKFKEISGMSFRDYLRHRKLAFALKEVRDSEKSLLDIAFDYGFSSHEAFTRAFKKTYGVTPSEYRKNPRPVILRTKINPFDRYFLGFGEIGMIKSTEDIKIYFVTIPAHKFLHIKNYESNGYWDFWQKQSLIPGQDCETICGLLDSIKGKLDDVGGSETNSGSGQIMAYINDPEGRLCDWGFPRTECYGVRLPIDYQGEVPPQMLMMDVPEAEYLVFEHGPFDYEQENRTVEEKIERAMAEFDFTDTGYRFDTSPGRIIYLYFNPEQFCKYVRPVRR; this is translated from the coding sequence ATGTATGAATGGCGAAAGCAGATTCAGACCATTGTTGATGAAATTGACAAATGCATTAAAAATTATAATGATGAAGCCCTGACACTGCGGTTTCTTTCCCAACATCTGGGCTATTCTGAGTTTTATACAACAAGGAAATTTAAAGAAATATCCGGTATGTCCTTTAGGGATTATCTGAGGCACAGAAAGCTGGCTTTTGCGCTTAAGGAGGTTCGGGACAGCGAAAAAAGCCTTTTGGATATTGCTTTCGATTATGGCTTTTCGTCCCATGAGGCTTTTACCAGGGCTTTTAAGAAAACCTATGGTGTAACGCCAAGCGAATACCGGAAAAATCCCAGGCCCGTCATTCTCCGTACAAAAATAAACCCCTTTGACCGCTACTTTTTAGGATTTGGAGAGATTGGCATGATAAAATCCACAGAAGATATTAAAATCTATTTTGTAACCATCCCCGCGCATAAATTTCTGCACATTAAAAACTATGAGAGCAACGGCTATTGGGATTTCTGGCAAAAACAAAGCCTCATTCCAGGACAGGACTGCGAAACAATCTGCGGTCTGCTCGACAGTATCAAGGGGAAGTTGGATGATGTCGGCGGGAGCGAGACCAACAGCGGCAGCGGCCAGATTATGGCGTACATCAATGACCCGGAAGGAAGACTCTGTGATTGGGGTTTTCCCCGCACGGAGTGCTATGGTGTACGGCTTCCTATTGACTATCAAGGCGAGGTTCCGCCGCAAATGCTCATGATGGATGTCCCTGAGGCCGAGTATCTTGTTTTTGAGCACGGCCCCTTTGACTATGAGCAGGAAAACCGTACGGTAGAGGAAAAGATTGAAAGGGCAATGGCAGAATTTGATTTTACGGATACCGGCTACCGCTTTGACACTTCTCCGGGCCGGATAATTTATTTATATTTTAATCCAGAACAATTTTGTAAGTATGTCCGGCCAGTGCGGCGATAA
- a CDS encoding DUF1648 domain-containing protein — protein sequence MDDKVRWTASQKILLALTLISFFGFIIYLVLCWDQIPERLVSKFNAGGEVIRYSKKAFTLVPMIMIESILFVIITIISFFPAAVTNINATKHIQDDLNIYNQSALEHIRLLTRTIILISDLLFVNLFNTIFLSMIYSDSVLVQHRVTLYIIIGFAVLFAGAILFYYFRLRQIMKGHSR from the coding sequence ATGGACGATAAGGTTCGCTGGACTGCCAGCCAGAAAATTCTGCTGGCACTTACGCTGATCAGCTTTTTCGGTTTCATCATTTATCTGGTTCTGTGCTGGGACCAGATCCCGGAACGGCTGGTCTCAAAATTCAATGCCGGGGGCGAGGTGATCCGCTACAGCAAAAAAGCCTTTACGCTGGTTCCCATGATCATGATTGAGAGCATCCTGTTTGTGATCATCACCATTATCAGCTTTTTTCCGGCAGCGGTGACCAATATAAATGCCACAAAGCATATACAGGATGATCTGAACATTTATAATCAATCCGCCCTGGAGCATATACGCCTGCTGACACGCACCATTATCCTCATTTCGGATCTGCTTTTTGTCAATCTGTTTAACACGATCTTTCTGTCCATGATTTATTCGGACAGCGTTCTGGTACAGCACAGAGTGACACTCTATATTATCATTGGCTTTGCAGTTTTATTTGCCGGGGCGATCCTCTTTTATTATTTTCGTCTGCGGCAGATTATGAAAGGACATTCACGCTGA
- a CDS encoding threonine aldolase family protein, with product MILFSSDYCEGGHPRIMDALARTNFEQTEGYEEDPHCDNARALIKRAIGCPDCDIYFLSGGTQTNMTFIAHALKPWQAVIAAETGHICTHETGAIEASGHKIIAVPSKDGKLTPQLIQAAVDAHTDHHMVAPKMVYLSDSTEIGTIYTKAELSAIRQACDRNSLYLYMDGARLASALTAPGNDLALTDFPKLCDAFYIGGTKCGALFGEALVLVNPALAEDFNFTLKQRGGLFAKGRILGIQFEELFKDNLYLELGAHANGLAARLKTAFEEKGFSFLVDSPSNQIFPILPNELIAELRRKTSFRDQETIDEGHTAVRFVTSWAMTDDMVDSFIKDLDRLCHE from the coding sequence ATGATTCTATTCAGCAGTGACTATTGTGAAGGAGGGCATCCGAGAATTATGGATGCCCTGGCCCGCACCAATTTTGAACAGACCGAGGGTTATGAGGAAGATCCCCATTGTGACAACGCGCGAGCCTTAATCAAAAGGGCGATCGGCTGTCCGGATTGCGATATTTATTTTTTATCTGGCGGTACCCAGACCAACATGACATTTATCGCCCACGCGTTAAAGCCGTGGCAGGCTGTGATTGCGGCTGAAACCGGCCATATCTGTACACATGAGACCGGCGCCATCGAGGCATCTGGCCATAAAATTATCGCTGTGCCATCAAAGGACGGAAAACTGACCCCGCAGCTCATCCAGGCCGCGGTAGATGCCCATACCGACCACCATATGGTTGCGCCTAAAATGGTCTATCTCTCGGATTCAACCGAGATCGGTACAATTTATACAAAGGCCGAATTATCGGCCATACGGCAGGCCTGCGACAGGAACAGCCTGTACCTTTATATGGACGGCGCTCGCCTTGCGTCTGCCCTCACTGCACCAGGCAATGATCTGGCGCTCACAGATTTCCCAAAGCTCTGCGACGCGTTTTATATCGGAGGCACAAAATGCGGGGCTCTGTTTGGCGAGGCGTTAGTGCTGGTTAACCCGGCATTGGCAGAGGACTTTAATTTTACTCTGAAGCAGCGCGGCGGCCTCTTTGCCAAGGGACGTATTCTCGGTATCCAGTTCGAGGAGCTTTTTAAAGATAATCTTTATCTGGAGCTTGGCGCTCACGCCAACGGGCTGGCAGCCCGGCTGAAGACTGCCTTTGAGGAAAAGGGCTTTTCCTTTCTGGTAGATTCTCCCAGCAACCAGATTTTCCCGATTCTTCCCAATGAGCTGATCGCTGAGCTGAGGCGAAAAACATCCTTCAGAGATCAGGAAACCATTGACGAGGGGCATACAGCCGTACGGTTTGTGACCTCCTGGGCCATGACCGACGACATGGTGGATTCGTTTATAAAGGATTTAGACAGGCTGTGCCATGAATAA
- a CDS encoding MBL fold metallo-hydrolase, protein MKLTVLVDNHTSIDHYYLGEPGLCYYIEDEDSRFLLDTGYSDIYIENARRLGIDLSDIDTIVLSHGHNDHTGGLPAYFEHFDNPGLKIIAHPEALSEKQFDGENIGMTLSEMTLLENSQLILTKAPYKVSPNFTFLGEIPQLTDFEPRKAIGTTTAENSEGESDFLFDDSALVYTTPEGIYIVTGCSHSGICNIVEHAKRVTGDSRVLGIIGGFHLFKLGEQVDQTIQYFKDNHIKSLLPCHCTSFRVRAAIHQEVPLKREVGVGLTLEW, encoded by the coding sequence ATGAAATTGACTGTACTTGTTGATAATCATACCAGCATTGACCACTATTACCTGGGAGAGCCAGGCCTGTGCTACTATATTGAGGATGAGGACTCACGCTTTCTTCTGGATACAGGTTATTCAGATATTTACATCGAAAACGCCAGGCGTCTCGGTATTGATTTATCCGATATTGATACCATCGTCCTCTCCCACGGCCATAACGACCATACCGGAGGGCTTCCCGCCTATTTTGAACACTTTGACAACCCGGGGCTTAAAATCATCGCCCACCCAGAGGCCCTGTCTGAAAAACAGTTTGACGGCGAAAACATCGGGATGACCCTGTCGGAAATGACACTGCTTGAAAACAGCCAGCTGATTTTGACGAAGGCACCTTACAAGGTCAGCCCAAATTTTACTTTTTTAGGCGAAATTCCGCAGCTTACAGACTTTGAGCCGCGAAAGGCCATTGGGACGACCACGGCAGAAAACAGTGAAGGCGAATCCGATTTTCTGTTCGATGATTCCGCGTTGGTCTATACCACGCCTGAGGGGATATACATTGTGACGGGCTGCTCCCACTCCGGGATCTGTAATATTGTGGAGCACGCCAAAAGGGTTACAGGCGACAGCCGGGTGCTCGGTATCATCGGCGGCTTTCATTTATTTAAGCTGGGAGAACAGGTTGACCAGACGATCCAGTATTTTAAAGACAACCATATCAAAAGCCTGCTCCCCTGCCACTGCACCTCCTTCCGGGTGAGAGCGGCCATCCATCAGGAAGTTCCTCTTAAGCGGGAAGTTGGCGTCGGTCTGACGCTGGAGTGGTGA
- a CDS encoding ABC transporter ATP-binding protein, translating into MKTLLKVKDLCKTYIVNKQQNNVLRNVNMSIGEGEYTAVMGPSGSGKSTLLYTVSGMDRLTAGEIFFDGKSLSEMKEEVMASLRLTEMGFIFQQMYLLKNLSIYDNIILSAYMANKRSRSEINTDADALMKQLGIMELADNDISETSGGQLQRACICRALINRPKILFADEPTGALNSRAAQEVMNVLDQVNAQGTALMVVTHDPAVAARADRVFYIRDGNINGEYDPAKTANDPRERERGLNQWLMDMGW; encoded by the coding sequence ATGAAAACATTACTTAAGGTAAAGGACCTCTGTAAAACTTATATTGTCAATAAGCAGCAGAACAATGTGCTGCGCAACGTGAACATGAGCATTGGGGAAGGAGAGTATACCGCGGTGATGGGACCTTCCGGATCCGGGAAATCCACGCTGCTCTACACTGTAAGCGGCATGGACAGGCTCACAGCCGGAGAAATATTTTTCGACGGAAAAAGCCTGTCCGAAATGAAGGAGGAGGTCATGGCCTCTCTCAGACTGACAGAGATGGGGTTTATCTTCCAGCAGATGTACCTTTTGAAAAATCTCTCTATTTATGATAATATCATCTTATCTGCCTATATGGCGAATAAGCGCAGCCGGTCCGAGATAAACACCGATGCTGACGCGCTTATGAAGCAGCTTGGTATCATGGAGCTGGCCGATAATGATATTTCTGAAACCTCAGGCGGCCAGCTTCAGCGGGCCTGTATCTGCCGCGCGCTCATCAACCGGCCAAAGATTCTCTTTGCCGATGAACCCACAGGGGCTCTGAACTCAAGAGCCGCTCAGGAGGTGATGAATGTGCTGGATCAGGTCAATGCCCAGGGAACCGCCCTCATGGTGGTCACCCACGATCCAGCTGTGGCTGCCCGGGCCGACCGGGTGTTTTATATAAGAGATGGGAATATCAATGGTGAATACGATCCGGCAAAGACAGCTAACGATCCCAGAGAAAGGGAACGCGGCCTGAACCAGTGGCTTATGGACATGGGGTGGTAA
- a CDS encoding basic amino acid ABC transporter substrate-binding protein — MKMKKKLVGVSVALMLVASLTLAGCGGKTAEDPLADGVLKIGTNATYVPFEYRDENNEMVGFDIDMGNAIAEELGVKAEWVDTGFDGIFNGLTSNQYEMIIAGTSITEERQKTFNMSSPYTANGIVIVSRNDGTPAKTADDLKGKKVGVQIETTSDYAAEKMIENGTDMNLSKFDAMLDAFTALEGKTIDYILTDKPVGQFYTSKKPDVYSITSETLSNEPIGITMRKNDTEFAQKIEETLQKLRDNGKLAELSQKWFGEDITENINTELKDY, encoded by the coding sequence ATGAAAATGAAGAAAAAACTAGTCGGCGTTTCTGTTGCGCTGATGCTCGTAGCTTCCCTGACACTGGCTGGCTGCGGCGGTAAAACAGCAGAAGATCCGCTGGCAGACGGTGTACTAAAAATCGGTACCAATGCAACCTATGTTCCCTTTGAATACCGGGATGAAAACAATGAAATGGTTGGTTTTGATATTGATATGGGAAATGCGATTGCAGAGGAACTTGGTGTTAAAGCGGAATGGGTCGATACCGGATTTGACGGTATTTTCAATGGATTAACCTCAAACCAGTATGAAATGATCATCGCAGGGACCAGTATCACAGAAGAACGTCAGAAAACTTTCAATATGTCTTCACCTTATACTGCCAATGGTATTGTCATTGTATCCAGAAATGATGGCACACCAGCAAAAACCGCAGATGATTTGAAAGGGAAAAAAGTAGGTGTTCAGATTGAAACTACCTCTGACTATGCCGCTGAAAAAATGATTGAAAACGGCACTGACATGAACCTCAGCAAATTTGACGCGATGCTGGATGCTTTCACCGCGCTGGAAGGAAAGACCATTGATTATATCTTAACTGATAAACCGGTTGGTCAGTTCTACACCAGCAAAAAACCAGATGTTTACAGCATTACTTCTGAAACGCTGTCCAATGAGCCCATTGGTATTACCATGCGTAAAAACGACACCGAATTTGCTCAGAAAATCGAAGAAACACTTCAGAAACTGAGAGACAACGGTAAATTAGCTGAGCTGTCTCAGAAATGGTTCGGTGAAGATATTACAGAAAACATCAATACAGAATTGAAAGATTATTAA
- a CDS encoding response regulator transcription factor: protein MARDILLIEDDRSLGAVIKDFLEREGYLVQWCTTGEEGLTFLEHTAVKLVLLDIMLPDIDGFTVCTKIRSTQSLPVIIISARSGDDDQITGLNLGADDYMGKPFSIGLLLAKIKSQLRRSYGKQAETPFLRDKDLVVDTASRTVCLNETPISLTVKEYELLVLLLENAGKTLQKDWLFDMVWGVDCFSEPSTLTVHIGKLREKIEADPKKPRRIKTVWGVGYRYETL, encoded by the coding sequence ATGGCAAGGGATATTCTGCTCATTGAAGACGACAGGTCTCTGGGAGCTGTGATAAAAGACTTTTTGGAAAGAGAGGGCTATCTGGTACAGTGGTGCACCACCGGGGAGGAAGGTTTAACTTTTCTTGAGCACACAGCCGTAAAACTGGTGCTGCTGGACATTATGCTGCCAGACATCGACGGCTTTACTGTGTGCACGAAAATCCGGAGCACCCAGAGCCTGCCAGTGATCATTATCAGCGCCCGAAGCGGTGACGATGACCAGATTACAGGCCTTAACCTGGGCGCAGACGATTATATGGGCAAGCCCTTTTCCATCGGCCTGCTCCTGGCTAAAATAAAATCACAGCTCCGCCGCAGTTATGGGAAACAGGCGGAAACTCCTTTCTTGCGGGATAAAGACCTGGTGGTTGACACCGCATCACGCACCGTATGTCTGAATGAAACGCCCATCAGTCTGACGGTTAAGGAATATGAGCTTCTGGTACTGCTTTTGGAAAACGCCGGCAAAACACTGCAGAAGGACTGGCTTTTTGACATGGTATGGGGCGTGGACTGCTTCAGTGAGCCTTCCACCTTAACCGTCCATATTGGCAAGCTCCGCGAAAAGATTGAGGCCGATCCCAAAAAGCCCAGGCGTATCAAAACAGTCTGGGGGGTAGGCTACCGCTATGAGACGCTATAG
- a CDS encoding TIGR03905 family TSCPD domain-containing protein — MRYEYTTQGVCSRSISFDVEDGIIRNLEFLGGCNGNAKGISALVEGQRVEDVIPKLSGITCGYKTTSCPDQLSEALKALEQA; from the coding sequence ATGCGATACGAATATACAACACAGGGCGTTTGCTCCCGCTCCATCAGCTTTGATGTGGAGGACGGCATTATCAGGAACCTTGAGTTTCTGGGCGGCTGTAATGGCAATGCCAAGGGCATCTCTGCTCTGGTCGAAGGCCAGAGGGTGGAGGATGTCATTCCAAAACTCAGCGGTATCACCTGCGGATATAAAACCACATCCTGTCCGGACCAGCTGTCTGAGGCTCTAAAGGCGCTGGAGCAGGCATAA
- a CDS encoding YjjG family noncanonical pyrimidine nucleotidase: protein MKKYTTLLFDADGTLMDFKKTEAQALDQTFRKYGIHPTREILDLYADINHGLWKDFEHGLIDKDTLVTSRFQLLFLELGLDIDGMAFEADYQPALGRGAFLIDGAYDLCRALKKDFRLYIVTNGVSSTQYSRLSATGLDRLMADIFVSEDAGAQKPQKDFFDYIAARIPDYDPGEALVVGDSLTSDIQGGINAGIDTCWYNPDREKNLLDIHADYEIHTLEELPALLKH, encoded by the coding sequence ATGAAAAAATACACGACGCTTCTCTTTGACGCTGACGGCACTCTGATGGATTTTAAAAAGACCGAGGCCCAGGCCCTGGACCAGACCTTCAGAAAATACGGCATTCACCCGACAAGGGAGATTCTGGATCTTTACGCAGACATTAACCACGGCCTCTGGAAGGATTTTGAGCACGGCCTGATCGACAAAGACACACTGGTCACCAGCCGTTTCCAGCTTTTGTTTCTGGAGCTTGGACTGGATATTGACGGAATGGCTTTTGAGGCGGATTATCAGCCAGCCCTGGGACGGGGCGCTTTTCTCATCGACGGCGCCTATGACCTCTGCAGGGCTTTAAAAAAGGATTTCAGGCTTTATATTGTCACCAACGGCGTCTCGAGCACCCAGTACAGCCGTCTTTCGGCTACAGGGCTTGACAGGCTCATGGCGGACATCTTTGTCTCTGAGGACGCTGGCGCTCAAAAACCCCAGAAGGACTTTTTCGACTATATCGCGGCCCGTATTCCAGACTATGATCCCGGCGAGGCGCTGGTGGTCGGTGACTCTTTAACATCTGACATCCAGGGCGGTATAAACGCCGGCATTGATACCTGCTGGTATAACCCTGACAGGGAGAAGAATCTTCTTGATATTCACGCTGATTATGAAATACACACCCTTGAGGAGCTTCCAGCGCTTCTAAAGCACTGA
- a CDS encoding sensor histidine kinase, whose translation MRRYRLLILTLILGGIAAVLFLISQTQLHFEQSSREYLVEINRLTNALSMDDDSAGALLPQMKRVKNYDWLPAVADAQEISAFFSGAGMVKDYKVMPIYRGGTLSGYARFAYTPEQDSLYLLVKTAALSVALITLAAVGMLIYVERKILKPFNRASRLPEELAKGKLGEGLKEEKNRYFGRFIWGLDMLREALSDERQKRLSLERDRKTLVASLSHNIRTPLAAIRLYAGALYTHLYQTPEKQEECAHLIEDKAVQIEGLVNEIIKSSSEAISEVQINNRDFYIADFMREIRNSLTAQLEQRHILFTMSCDENRLVHGDPDRLTEVIGNIVENAVKYGDGGAIQIRCALEEGHELIRIQNTGRPVDESEMASLFNSFWRGANAKGQSGNGLGLYISRLYLRQMEGELSAEILENGMAFILVLKIS comes from the coding sequence ATGAGACGCTATAGGCTTCTGATCCTCACGCTGATTCTGGGCGGGATTGCCGCGGTTTTATTTTTGATCTCACAGACACAGCTTCATTTCGAGCAGAGCAGCCGTGAATATCTTGTAGAAATCAACCGTCTGACAAACGCTCTTTCCATGGACGATGACAGCGCCGGCGCGCTGCTCCCGCAGATGAAGCGGGTAAAAAACTATGACTGGCTGCCAGCTGTGGCTGATGCGCAGGAAATATCGGCATTTTTCTCCGGTGCAGGCATGGTTAAGGATTACAAGGTCATGCCCATTTACCGCGGCGGCACTTTATCCGGCTATGCCCGGTTCGCCTACACGCCAGAACAGGACAGCCTTTACCTCCTTGTAAAGACTGCCGCCCTCTCCGTGGCACTGATCACGCTGGCCGCTGTGGGTATGCTTATCTATGTGGAGCGGAAAATACTAAAGCCCTTTAACCGGGCTTCAAGGCTTCCTGAAGAGCTGGCAAAGGGAAAGCTGGGTGAAGGACTGAAAGAGGAAAAAAACCGGTATTTCGGCCGTTTTATCTGGGGACTAGACATGCTGCGTGAGGCTCTCAGCGATGAAAGGCAGAAGCGCCTGAGCCTTGAGCGTGACCGTAAAACCCTGGTGGCCTCCCTGTCTCACAATATCCGGACGCCACTGGCCGCTATCCGCCTTTATGCAGGCGCCCTTTACACGCATTTATACCAGACACCCGAAAAACAGGAGGAGTGCGCCCACTTAATCGAGGACAAGGCTGTGCAGATCGAGGGATTGGTCAATGAGATTATCAAAAGCTCCTCGGAAGCCATCAGCGAAGTCCAGATCAATAACCGGGATTTCTATATTGCTGATTTCATGCGAGAGATCAGGAACAGCCTGACCGCCCAGCTGGAGCAGCGTCATATTCTTTTTACGATGAGCTGTGATGAGAACCGGCTGGTACATGGAGACCCCGACCGTCTGACAGAGGTGATCGGAAACATTGTGGAAAACGCTGTAAAATACGGGGACGGCGGCGCGATACAAATCCGGTGCGCACTCGAAGAAGGGCATGAGCTTATCCGTATCCAAAACACTGGAAGGCCTGTAGATGAAAGCGAGATGGCCAGCCTTTTTAACAGCTTCTGGAGAGGCGCCAATGCGAAGGGCCAGAGTGGAAACGGGCTGGGTCTTTATATCAGCAGATTGTACCTCAGGCAGATGGAAGGCGAGCTGTCAGCCGAGATTCTTGAAAACGGCATGGCCTTTATACTGGTTCTCAAGATTTCGTAG